The Desulfonatronum lacustre DSM 10312 region TCGCGGTAACGGTCATGGACTCGGCGTCCACCTTGGCCACCAAACCGTCGACTTGGTCCGTGGCGGCCAGGAGCAGGTCGATCAGATCCCGCTCCAGGGCGATCTCTCCTTTGCGGACTTGGCCCAACAGGCTTTCAGCCTCATGGGCCAGAGCGTTGAGCTCGGAAAAACCCAGCAGGCCGCTGTTTCCCTTGAGGTTGTGCATGTAGCGGAAAATATCGTTGATCAACTCGTCTTTTCCTTCCGGAGTCCGCTCCAACTCCAAAAGAGACTGGTTCAGGTTGGTGACGATTTCCTGGGCCTCTTCCAGAAAGTCCGCCAAGTGTTCCGCGCTGACCGCGTTCAAGGCATAGGTGTCCGAGGATGCCGGATGTCTGGCTGATGGGCCGTTTTCCGAGTCCGTCGAGGCTTGAGGTGGTGAGTCCGCTGGGGATTTCGGAGATGGTGCCGAGGGCGATGAGTTTTTCGGAGCCGTGGTTTCCTGAGAGACAGGCGCGGACGGGGCGCCGCCGCCTTCCAAAACGCCATTGATGCGAGCGATGATCTCCCGTGTTTCCACGTCGCCTTCCAAGCCGCTGATCTCCAGGTTGTCGATCATCGTTCGCAAGGCGTCGGTGGTCGCCAGGATGATGTCCATGATGTCGGGAGTGACCTGGAACTTGCCCTTGCGCAGTTCGTCCAGGATGTTCTCGGCCTTGTGGGCCAAATTGTTGATTTGAGGCAGGCCCAGAAAACCGGACGCCCCTTTCAGGGAGTGCATCGGCCGGAATATGGCATCCAAAAGCCCCACGTCCCGCGGCTGTTTTTCCAGAAGCAGCAGGTTGGGCTCAATGGTTTCCAGATGTTCCTTGGCCTCGATGATGAAATCGGAGAATATTTCCGGATCCGAGAACTCTTGGTTCATTCGCGCACCTCTTGAAGGGGAAAAGGGAGAGGTTGGCTGAGTGTTGAGAAAACCTTATCCGTCAGTCCGTTCAAAAACCCCAAGTGCAAGAAGCAAAAAAAGTTCAAGGTCGAAGCGTATTTATTGATATGTGAGAGTTTGAACTTTTTGTAGCGACGCAGCAATTGGGAGTTTTTCAACGGACTGTTGGGCTATCCCAGAAGCATTTTTACGTTGCGGACCAGTTTGTCGGGCTGTGCCGGCTTGACCATGTACAGATTCGCGCCCAGGCCGATCCCTTTTTGAATGTCTTCTTCCTGACCTTCAGTGGAGAGGACGATGATCGGGATATCGCGAAAAATATCTTGTTCACGGATATTCTTGATGAAAGTAAAGCCGTCCATCCGCGGCATATTGATGTCGCTGATGATCAGGTCCAGTTCACCGGCGGAAAAGAGCTTTTCCAGGCCGTCCATGCCGTCCTCGGCCATGGTCACCCGGAAGCCTTCCCGTTTCATGATGAAGGCGACAAGATTGCGAACCGTTTTGGAGTCGTCGACGATGAGAATATGCTTCACGAAAAACACCTCATGATTTCACCAGGGATTGAACAAGATGGTCCAGGGAGAGAATGCTGATCAGGCGCTGATTTTCGGAACGAATCAGACCGCAGATCATCTCGTTTTGTACGCCCAGCAAGGACTCCACCGCCCAATCAATGCGCTCCTGCTTGACTCGGTGCATGGTGGAGACGGCCTGGATTTGCAAGCCGACCTGCAAGCCCCCGTGACGACAGACGATGATGAACAGATCGTCCCCTGGAGGCAGACGGAGCAGATTGCGCAGGGAAACCAGGGGGGTGACCCGCCCCCGCAGATTGACCACGCCGGAAAGAAACGTCGGCGCGGAGGGCAGCTTGGTCGCCTCCACGGATCGGATGACTTCCTGGATCACCTCAATGGGGAGGGCATAATCCTGATCCGCTAGACGAAAACCGATCAACTGCAGTTCAGGCTGTTCGCGCAGTGCTTTTTGCAGTTCCGCCGGATCCGAACCCATGGACGAACCTCGCGGGTCCGTCGAGCCTTCGGTCCCGGAGGCTACACCGGTTGGAGGCGTCGGCCCGGCCATGACCTGTTCCGGATTTACGGTCTGGATCGCCGGTTCGTGGTCACCGGAGGGGCTCCCGAAACCGAGATATTTGCGTAAGAAAGCCTGTTCCGCGCTGGTCAACTCCTCGCCGTCGCGGGGGGCCGCGATGTTGTCGGGCAGCAGCGGCTGATCCTTGAAATATTGTTCAAGCGTTTTCATTGGCGGTCAACTCCCTGGCCAGTTGTCGGTAGGCCTGCGCCCCCTTGGAGGATGGGGCGACGCCCAGGATGGTTTTCCCCAAACCACTGGCTTCCCGAAATTTGGTATCCATGGGGATGATGGTTTCGAACATCTTGGAAGCCGCCTTTTGGCGCAACAAGCGCAATACCCGCTGACAAGCCCCGGCCCGGCGGTCGAACATGGTGGGTAAAATTCGAAAATCAATGGGTTTGGGCAAGGCTTTGTTCAGAGTCTTCATGGTCGCGAAGATCAGGCGCACGCCGTGCAGGGCCAGAAAATCCGTCTGCATGGGAATGATCACCAGATCGCAGGCTACCAGGGCGTTGACCAGCAATATGCCGACATGAGGCGGACAGTCCAGGACCACGTAATCATATCGGTTCTCCAGGTGGCCCATGCATTGCTTCAGGATCGCGCCCTTGCCCGCCCGGTCCCGGAGGTCCATCTCCAGTTCGGAGAGTCGAATGTGGCTGGGAGCGGCGTCGAATCCGGCATCGACGGCGGGGGAGATCATCGCGTCCAGGATGGTCGTGCGCTTGCCGGGATCCTCCTCGCGAAACAGGTCGTAGAGGGTCGTGCGCTCCTCTTCGGGATAAAACCCCAGATGGATGCTGGCGCAGGCGTGAGGATCCAGATCCATGACCAGAACGCGACGCCCCGTTTCGCCGAGCGCGGCGGCGAGGCTCAAGGCGGTGGTGGTCTTGCCGACACCGCCTTTCTGGTTGGCCACGGCCAGGACCGTTGGCTTCACGCGGCACCCTGTTTGCGCAGCTCCTTGAGGATCAGCGTGCGCAACGCCTGCCAGTCGTCCTCATAGATGTCCAAAAATTTCAAACCCAATCCATAATCCCGTAGCGGGATTACCTCCTGAACCCTGACCACCTCGGCCACTGCGGTCAAGGATTGGTCCACGTCGCTTTCGAAGACCTTGAAGAAACCAGGATGGTGCTTGTTCAGGCTGGGGATGAAGATGGTCACCTGCAACTTGTCCCCGACGGTGAATCGCCGGGCGCAGTGAACGAGCAGCCCGCCTTCGCTGATGTCCACGGAATGGACTTCGGAAGTAGGCTGGCGTTGCAAGGGGAAGGCAAAAGGCCTGATTTTCACCTCAAACGGTTTGGTCAGCCGGACATGGGCGCGTTTTTCCTCTTCAGTAAGCTCTTCATTAAGCATGCGGGACTCCCTTTCGCATTGATCGTGAATCAATTCATCGCGGCGTCTCGTGGACCGGGTCATGTTTCTTTGTAATAGACGATGCTTCCAGGATGGTGTTTAGGGGTCAGGGTTCTGGAAACATGGTGCAGGGATTCGGAATGGCCGATGAACAGCACGCCGTCAGGCGCCAGATTGTCGTAAAAAGCATTGATTACCCGTTTCTTCATCGTATCGTCAAAGTAGATGATGACGTTTCGGCAAAAAACGATCTCCGAGCGCGGAACCAGTTTCACTTGGCCGCGATCGTTCAGGTTGAGTTGGCCGAAGGTAATCATATTTTTCAAGTCCTGGCGTACCCTGAATCGTCCGGCTTCTTCGGCGAAGTACCGCTTGACGACATCCTCGGGCGTGGTGCGCAGGGCGTAATCGGAGTAGATGCCTTGACGCGCCGTACGGAGGACGGCTTCGGATAAATCATTGGCCGTGATCCGGATGTTCCAGGAGGCGATTTCAGACTTGAGCACCTCATGGATAATGATGGCCAGGGTGTACGGCTCTTCGCCGGTGGAACAGCCCGCGGACCAGATGTGCAGGCTGCGTTTCCCTTCCTTGCGAAGTCGCTCCAGTATCCGAGGCAGAACGATGTTCTGAAAGACGTTGAGTTGCGGTGGGTTGCGATAAAAACTGGTTTCATTGGTGGTGATGACCTCGAACAGCCTGGGCAGTTCCTGACGGCGTCCGCCGTCGTATTTCAGAAAGTGAAGATACTCTCCGTAATCCTTCAGGTTCAGATTCTTGACGCGGTTGGAAAGCCTGTTCTCCAGAAGATATTTCCGGTTGTCCGGGATATAAATTCCGCTTTGCGCATAAATGAAATCTCGAAGTTGTTGAAACTCGGCATCCTTGATGTCCACCGTTCCCGCGGCGTTCATTGTTTCGCCTATCCTTCCTCACGTTCCTGGAGCACGGCGATGGCGTCCTCCACTGCGTTGATCAATTCCGAGTCGTCGCTGTCGAGCATGCTGAGCAGAACCTGGAAGGCGGCCTGGTTGCCGATCATCCCCAACGCTTCGATCACCTTGATGGAAATAAGTGGATTGTTTTCTTGCAAAAGAGGAGCCAAGTCCTTAACCGCGTCGGCGACCTGCAATCGTCCCAAGGCCTCGACGGCTCGGATCCGGATCCAATCGTCGGCGTCGCCCAGCGCGGATTTCAGAATCGGCGCCACATTGACCAGGCTGCACGCGCAGTCTCCGAGCAGGGCGACCAGGGTCAGCCGAACGTCCCGGTCTTCATCCTGCAAGCGCTGGGAAATCATTTCAAAGACTTCCCCGGTCAGGCCGCAGAGTTTGATGCTGGCTTCCAGGGCTGCCTTGCGCACGGCGGTGGACTCATCCTCCAGGGCTGAACGAATCACGTTCAGATGCGTGTCGCACCCCAGATTGCCCAGGCCGAGGATGGCCATGGCCCGTTTGTCCGCGGCCGGAGACGCGTACATCTGGTGAAATTTGTCCACCAGGGATTTTCCACCCAGGCTGATGCAGGCTTCCAGGGCAACACCGCGGACATCGGGGTAGGGGTGATCCAGAAATGTGAACAGTTTATCGGCCAGTTCCGGTTTTTTCTCCTGGGCGGCCTCACGGCTGAGAAAACGCATCGCCTGTTTGAGTACATGCCCGTCGTTGTGCCGATCGAGCAAATCGACGAAAAACGCCTCGGCCTCATCCCCGGCCACGTCGCACAGGGCATCCACCAATTCTCGCTGCACGTCTCGGTCGTGCTTCCAAAACGCATCCATCAGCAAACGGCTGGACTCCGCCCCCGGCAAGCGCCGCAAGGTCTTCACCGTCAAGGCCATGGCCGCTGGGTCGGATTCCTGGAGGATTTGGCGCAAGGGTTCGGTGAAACTGATTTGGGCCAAAGCGTCGGCGATGGTTTCCAGACGGTCCTGATGCACCTCAAAGTTCGGATCCAGCTTGGCGGCCATCTTGATAATCGGGACGGCGGCTTCGGATACCTTTAGGGAAGCCAAACCGGATATGGCCATATCCTGAATTTCTTCATCTTCATCTTCCAGCGCGGAGAGCAGGTAGTCCTTGAAATTGGCTTGTTCCAGGGCCGACAACAGGTTCAGGGTTCGTCCGCCCATGATTTGGACCACGGCCTTGACAATTTTGTTGCGTAACGCCCGTGGTGATTCGTCAAGTCGCTTGAGCAGCAAGGGAATGGACTTCAGGTTGCCCATTTCGCCCAAGGCGTCCACGATCATCGAGGCCACCAAGTCCGAGGACTGAGGCATGGCCCGGATCAAAGCATTGATGGAGGATTCATCCCGGATTTTCAACAGGGCTTCGATGACGGAAAACTGGACCCATTCTTCGTCGGAAAGGGCTTGGTTCAGACATTGAACGGCTTCGGCAAACCCCAGGCTGCCCAGGCTGACGGCGGCCTGGTATCGAACGTTGACTTCCGGATCATGGAGTAGGGCTTGGCACAAATGCGGCACGCCAAGGATGTTCCGGGTGGA contains the following coding sequences:
- a CDS encoding response regulator, whose translation is MKHILIVDDSKTVRNLVAFIMKREGFRVTMAEDGMDGLEKLFSAGELDLIISDINMPRMDGFTFIKNIREQDIFRDIPIIVLSTEGQEEDIQKGIGLGANLYMVKPAQPDKLVRNVKMLLG
- a CDS encoding chemotaxis protein CheW, which codes for MKTLEQYFKDQPLLPDNIAAPRDGEELTSAEQAFLRKYLGFGSPSGDHEPAIQTVNPEQVMAGPTPPTGVASGTEGSTDPRGSSMGSDPAELQKALREQPELQLIGFRLADQDYALPIEVIQEVIRSVEATKLPSAPTFLSGVVNLRGRVTPLVSLRNLLRLPPGDDLFIIVCRHGGLQVGLQIQAVSTMHRVKQERIDWAVESLLGVQNEMICGLIRSENQRLISILSLDHLVQSLVKS
- a CDS encoding ParA family protein — its product is MKPTVLAVANQKGGVGKTTTALSLAAALGETGRRVLVMDLDPHACASIHLGFYPEEERTTLYDLFREEDPGKRTTILDAMISPAVDAGFDAAPSHIRLSELEMDLRDRAGKGAILKQCMGHLENRYDYVVLDCPPHVGILLVNALVACDLVIIPMQTDFLALHGVRLIFATMKTLNKALPKPIDFRILPTMFDRRAGACQRVLRLLRQKAASKMFETIIPMDTKFREASGLGKTILGVAPSSKGAQAYRQLARELTANENA
- a CDS encoding PilZ domain-containing protein; protein product: MLNEELTEEEKRAHVRLTKPFEVKIRPFAFPLQRQPTSEVHSVDISEGGLLVHCARRFTVGDKLQVTIFIPSLNKHHPGFFKVFESDVDQSLTAVAEVVRVQEVIPLRDYGLGLKFLDIYEDDWQALRTLILKELRKQGAA
- a CDS encoding CheR family methyltransferase, with amino-acid sequence MNAAGTVDIKDAEFQQLRDFIYAQSGIYIPDNRKYLLENRLSNRVKNLNLKDYGEYLHFLKYDGGRRQELPRLFEVITTNETSFYRNPPQLNVFQNIVLPRILERLRKEGKRSLHIWSAGCSTGEEPYTLAIIIHEVLKSEIASWNIRITANDLSEAVLRTARQGIYSDYALRTTPEDVVKRYFAEEAGRFRVRQDLKNMITFGQLNLNDRGQVKLVPRSEIVFCRNVIIYFDDTMKKRVINAFYDNLAPDGVLFIGHSESLHHVSRTLTPKHHPGSIVYYKET
- a CDS encoding HEAT repeat domain-containing protein, which translates into the protein MTDCPEIIERFQVKDPEALREAAQDAGDYGCEEAIPGLITLLQNPNLGVQEAADLALRQLGGGEAVRGLCPLLRAEDAQVRNLAMDILREVGNLDINTIVALLSDDDVDIRIFASDILGSTRNILGVPHLCQALLHDPEVNVRYQAAVSLGSLGFAEAVQCLNQALSDEEWVQFSVIEALLKIRDESSINALIRAMPQSSDLVASMIVDALGEMGNLKSIPLLLKRLDESPRALRNKIVKAVVQIMGGRTLNLLSALEQANFKDYLLSALEDEDEEIQDMAISGLASLKVSEAAVPIIKMAAKLDPNFEVHQDRLETIADALAQISFTEPLRQILQESDPAAMALTVKTLRRLPGAESSRLLMDAFWKHDRDVQRELVDALCDVAGDEAEAFFVDLLDRHNDGHVLKQAMRFLSREAAQEKKPELADKLFTFLDHPYPDVRGVALEACISLGGKSLVDKFHQMYASPAADKRAMAILGLGNLGCDTHLNVIRSALEDESTAVRKAALEASIKLCGLTGEVFEMISQRLQDEDRDVRLTLVALLGDCACSLVNVAPILKSALGDADDWIRIRAVEALGRLQVADAVKDLAPLLQENNPLISIKVIEALGMIGNQAAFQVLLSMLDSDDSELINAVEDAIAVLQEREEG